One segment of Mycolicibacterium sp. YH-1 DNA contains the following:
- a CDS encoding cytochrome P450, producing the protein MTVASSPKQREYSPFDITSHHFWAQPFDERDRTFAQLRSADGLSWHKPLPSLFDLVEPGFWALTRRADVTYVSQHPELFTSAQGVALDPMPAEVQRMASFFLAMDPPQHTVYRKLVSSAFTPKNVRRIDEQIHDTAVAVVDDLVGAGEIDFVSACSARLPMLTIMKMLGVPGSDQPAVAAAAEKLFSMSDDEYSSLEERAADTISEIMLLASTGAELAKFRRANPGDDLMTAMVNAEVDGQRLTDEEMGAFLILLASAGNDTTKQATSHAMLALSANPDQRDWLMADFDGRIGTAVEEFVRWSSPVLQFARFATQDAEIAGQPIAAGEKVGLFYCSANRDEAVFDAPGAFDLSRSPNPHVGYGGGGPHFCLGNQLARTELRNLFRELLTRLKHVEFGEPELLHSNFVHGIKRLPAVVK; encoded by the coding sequence TTGACCGTCGCCAGCTCGCCGAAGCAGCGTGAGTACAGCCCATTCGACATCACCTCCCACCACTTCTGGGCGCAGCCGTTCGACGAGCGGGATCGGACCTTCGCGCAGTTGCGGAGTGCCGACGGGCTGTCCTGGCACAAGCCGCTGCCCTCGCTGTTCGACCTCGTCGAGCCCGGGTTCTGGGCGTTGACCCGCCGTGCCGACGTCACCTACGTCAGTCAGCATCCCGAGTTGTTCACCTCGGCCCAGGGCGTGGCGCTGGATCCGATGCCCGCCGAAGTGCAGCGGATGGCGTCGTTCTTCCTGGCCATGGACCCCCCGCAGCACACCGTCTACCGGAAGTTGGTCAGCTCGGCGTTCACGCCGAAGAACGTCCGCCGAATCGATGAACAGATCCACGACACGGCGGTCGCCGTCGTCGACGATCTCGTCGGCGCGGGCGAGATCGACTTTGTCTCAGCATGTTCGGCTCGCCTGCCGATGCTGACCATCATGAAGATGCTCGGAGTTCCCGGGTCTGACCAGCCGGCCGTGGCCGCGGCCGCCGAGAAGCTGTTCAGCATGAGCGATGACGAGTACAGCTCGCTGGAGGAGCGCGCCGCCGACACCATCAGCGAGATCATGCTGCTGGCCAGCACCGGTGCCGAGTTGGCCAAGTTTCGGCGCGCCAACCCCGGCGACGATCTGATGACCGCGATGGTCAACGCGGAGGTCGATGGCCAGAGGCTCACCGACGAGGAGATGGGTGCGTTCCTGATCCTGCTCGCCTCTGCGGGCAACGACACCACCAAGCAGGCGACCTCCCACGCCATGCTGGCGCTATCCGCCAACCCCGACCAGCGGGATTGGCTCATGGCGGACTTCGACGGGCGCATCGGCACTGCCGTGGAGGAGTTCGTCCGATGGTCCTCGCCGGTGCTGCAGTTCGCCCGGTTCGCGACCCAGGACGCCGAGATTGCCGGGCAGCCCATCGCCGCGGGGGAGAAGGTCGGGCTGTTCTACTGTTCGGCCAATCGCGACGAGGCGGTGTTCGATGCGCCGGGGGCATTCGATCTGAGCCGCTCGCCCAATCCGCACGTCGGGTACGGCGGCGGTGGTCCGCACTTCTGCCTTGGCAACCAGCTGGCACGGACCGAGCTGCGAAACCTGTTCCGCGAGTTGCTCACCCGGCTCAAGCATGTCGAGTTCGGCGAGCCCGAACTGCTGCACAGCAACTTCGTGCACGGCATCAAGCGGCTGCCGGCCGTGGTCAAGTAG
- the pyrH gene encoding UMP kinase: MTQAAPIRPMYTRVLLKLGGEMFGGGQVGLDPDVVALVARQIADVVRSGAQVAVVIGGGNFFRGAQLQQRGMERTRSDYMGMLGTVMNSLALQDFLQKEGIDTRVQTAITMGQVAEPYIPLRARRHLEKGRVVIFGAGMGLPYFSTDTTAAQRALEIGAEVVLMAKAVDGIYTDDPRDNPDAEMITAISHREVIDRGLKVADATAFSLCMDNGMPILVFNLLTDGNIARAVAGEKIGTLVTT; this comes from the coding sequence ATGACACAGGCGGCCCCCATCAGGCCGATGTACACCCGCGTATTGCTCAAGCTCGGGGGTGAGATGTTCGGCGGCGGGCAGGTGGGCCTCGACCCCGATGTCGTGGCACTCGTGGCGCGTCAGATCGCCGACGTGGTGCGCAGCGGCGCGCAGGTCGCCGTCGTCATCGGGGGCGGAAACTTCTTCCGTGGGGCGCAGCTGCAGCAGCGCGGTATGGAGCGCACCCGTTCGGACTACATGGGCATGCTCGGCACGGTGATGAACAGCCTCGCGCTGCAGGACTTCCTGCAGAAGGAGGGCATCGACACCCGCGTGCAGACCGCCATCACGATGGGGCAGGTCGCCGAACCGTACATCCCGCTTCGCGCGCGCAGGCACCTCGAGAAGGGCCGCGTGGTCATCTTCGGTGCAGGCATGGGGCTGCCCTACTTCTCCACCGACACCACCGCGGCACAGCGTGCGCTGGAGATCGGGGCGGAGGTCGTCCTCATGGCCAAGGCCGTCGACGGCATCTACACCGACGATCCGCGGGACAACCCGGACGCCGAGATGATCACCGCGATCAGCCATCGCGAGGTGATCGACCGAGGACTGAAGGTGGCCGATGCGACGGCATTCAGCCTCTGTATGGACAACGGCATGCCCATTCTGGTGTTCAACCTGCTCACGGACGGCAATATCGCGCGTGCGGTCGCAGGTGAGAAGATCGGAACACTGGTCACCACCTAG
- a CDS encoding nuclear transport factor 2 family protein: MTDPARVADQLEIAALLSRYARAVDTKDWDLYRSVFTEDAVIDYSSNGIPAGARDDIAEFLGQAFTSIPMSMHYITNIEVDFDGMGDTATVRAMFHNPMQLPGKTDLSSCGGYYHHEVVRTADGWRSRHLREDNVWFVNGPRT; encoded by the coding sequence GTGACCGACCCGGCGCGCGTCGCCGACCAACTCGAGATCGCGGCACTGCTCTCGCGGTACGCGCGCGCAGTCGACACCAAGGACTGGGACCTGTACCGCTCGGTGTTCACCGAGGACGCCGTCATCGACTACTCGTCGAACGGAATCCCCGCGGGCGCACGCGATGACATCGCCGAGTTCCTCGGGCAGGCGTTCACCTCCATTCCGATGTCGATGCACTACATCACCAACATCGAGGTGGATTTCGACGGAATGGGCGACACCGCGACCGTGCGGGCGATGTTCCACAACCCCATGCAACTGCCCGGAAAGACGGACCTGAGTTCCTGCGGCGGCTACTACCACCACGAGGTGGTGCGCACGGCCGACGGTTGGCGCAGCCGGCATCTGCGTGAGGACAACGTGTGGTTCGTCAACGGCCCGCGAACGTGA
- a CDS encoding cytochrome b → MTRPPNSGRYSLSIRVMHWLTAVLVFAALIVGFALANALADYAALLMLHKIIGALVFIVIIARVVNRLRHRAPALPATVGRWERRAVVGSEVAMYAALLAQPLVGWAMLAAAGVPVVIGSVRLPAIAPVDAGLYALLRNGHSLLAYTLVVLVAAHVSAVLLHTLTLRDGMLGRMAFRN, encoded by the coding sequence ATGACCCGTCCACCGAATAGCGGCCGCTACAGTTTGTCCATCCGTGTGATGCACTGGCTGACCGCAGTCCTGGTTTTCGCCGCGCTCATCGTCGGCTTCGCGCTGGCGAATGCGCTGGCGGACTATGCGGCGCTGCTGATGCTGCACAAGATCATCGGGGCGCTGGTGTTCATCGTGATCATCGCCCGAGTGGTCAACCGGTTGCGCCACCGCGCGCCCGCGCTTCCCGCAACGGTGGGGCGGTGGGAACGCCGGGCAGTCGTTGGATCAGAAGTGGCGATGTATGCCGCGCTGCTGGCTCAACCATTGGTGGGTTGGGCCATGCTGGCGGCCGCCGGTGTGCCCGTCGTTATCGGTTCTGTCCGGTTACCCGCCATCGCTCCCGTCGATGCGGGCCTGTATGCGCTTCTGCGGAACGGTCATTCGCTGCTCGCCTACACGCTGGTCGTCCTCGTTGCGGCGCATGTCTCGGCGGTCCTGCTGCACACCCTGACACTGCGGGACGGGATGCTGGGGCGGATGGCGTTCCGCAATTGA
- a CDS encoding aldehyde dehydrogenase family protein — MTTLEGDSGVLAGDERMLIDGELQHTGSGAKFDVIHPASEQVAGQATDGTVADMNRAVGAARRAFDETDWSRDLDFRYHCLTQLHDAFERNKERLRRILITEVGCPVTVSGSQIESPIEEVKHWAEHGRNFNYLEDTGVHPTQLGPARRKIHYEPIGVVGAITPWNVPFYLNVAETVPALMAGNTVVLKPAQLTPWSGSEYGRIVAEETDIPAGVFNVVVSNSNDVGAALSADPRVDMITFTGSTATGRAILAAGAATVKKTLLELGGKSAHIVLDDADFNSALPMAAMMACVMSGQSCILPSRILLPRSRYDEGIEILKTMMEGFPVGDPWTPGNMQGPQISQTQREKVLGLIKSGTDSGARLITGGGVPENLPVGYYTQPTLLADVDPNSQIAQEEIFGPVLTVTPYDTDDEAVAIANNSIYGLSGEVSGTDVDRAFAIATRMRTGNVTINGKSHFGITSPFGGTKQSGLGRRNGDEGYREYLEAKTIGMPDTAAP, encoded by the coding sequence ATGACGACACTCGAGGGCGATTCCGGGGTACTGGCCGGCGACGAGCGGATGCTGATCGACGGTGAACTCCAGCACACCGGCAGCGGAGCGAAGTTCGACGTCATACATCCGGCCAGCGAACAAGTGGCCGGGCAGGCCACTGACGGAACCGTCGCGGACATGAACCGCGCTGTGGGGGCCGCGCGGCGGGCCTTCGACGAGACCGACTGGTCGCGCGACCTCGACTTCCGCTACCACTGCCTGACCCAGCTGCACGACGCCTTCGAGCGCAACAAGGAGCGACTGCGGCGGATCCTGATCACCGAGGTGGGCTGCCCCGTGACGGTGTCGGGCTCCCAGATCGAGAGCCCGATCGAGGAGGTCAAGCACTGGGCCGAGCACGGCAGGAACTTCAACTACCTCGAGGACACCGGAGTGCACCCGACGCAGTTGGGGCCCGCGCGGCGCAAGATCCACTACGAGCCGATCGGTGTGGTCGGCGCGATCACACCGTGGAACGTGCCGTTCTACCTCAACGTCGCCGAGACGGTGCCGGCGCTGATGGCCGGAAACACCGTGGTACTCAAGCCCGCCCAGCTCACCCCGTGGTCGGGCAGCGAGTACGGCCGGATCGTTGCCGAGGAGACCGACATCCCCGCCGGCGTGTTCAACGTGGTGGTGTCCAACTCCAATGACGTCGGTGCGGCGTTGTCGGCCGACCCGCGTGTCGACATGATCACCTTCACGGGCTCCACCGCCACCGGGCGGGCGATCCTGGCCGCAGGCGCGGCGACGGTGAAGAAGACACTGCTGGAACTGGGCGGCAAGTCCGCACACATCGTGCTCGACGACGCCGACTTCAACTCCGCCCTGCCGATGGCGGCGATGATGGCCTGCGTGATGTCAGGTCAGTCCTGCATCCTGCCCAGCCGGATCCTGTTGCCGCGCAGCCGCTATGACGAGGGCATCGAGATACTCAAGACCATGATGGAGGGCTTCCCGGTCGGCGACCCGTGGACCCCCGGCAACATGCAGGGCCCGCAGATCAGCCAGACCCAGCGCGAGAAGGTGCTCGGTCTGATCAAGAGCGGTACCGACTCGGGCGCCCGCCTCATCACCGGCGGCGGCGTGCCCGAGAACCTGCCCGTCGGCTACTACACGCAGCCCACGCTGCTGGCCGATGTCGATCCCAACTCCCAGATCGCGCAGGAGGAGATCTTCGGCCCCGTGCTCACCGTCACCCCGTACGACACCGACGACGAGGCCGTGGCGATCGCCAACAACTCGATCTACGGCCTGTCCGGCGAGGTGTCGGGCACAGACGTCGACCGCGCCTTCGCGATCGCCACCCGCATGCGCACCGGCAACGTCACCATCAACGGCAAGTCCCACTTCGGCATCACCAGCCCGTTCGGCGGCACCAAGCAGAGCGGCCTTGGCCGGCGCAATGGCGACGAGGGCTACCGCGAGTACCTCGAAGCCAAGACCATCGGAATGCCGGACACGGCGGCGCCGTGA
- a CDS encoding CaiB/BaiF CoA-transferase family protein produces MAGPLAGIKVVELGVWVAGPAAGGILADWGADVIKVEPPQGDPARMFGRMLQIDTGENPPFEMDNRSKRSIVLDLTTDDGMAVALELLADADVFVTNIRPGALARLGLDFATLAASNPRLVYGLITGYGTDGADADRAAYDIAAFWARSGLADLLTRPGDVPPFQRGGMGDHSAGMTLAAAICAALVARHSSGQGQLVTTSLYRQGAYTISFDLNTLLLTGQQIAVGQRETMGNPCVNNYATADGRRFWIVGLQGDRHWPALCRAVGRTDWLTDDRYATAYGRACNAIDLIAELDAVFVTRSLDEWAEVFDAEPDFFWSPINSIIDVLADDQFHAAGGLVQVPDGDGSQPMVATPADFGGTPWEPRSAAPKLGEHTDEILDEIADRRSRR; encoded by the coding sequence ATGGCCGGACCGCTGGCAGGCATCAAGGTCGTCGAACTCGGCGTGTGGGTCGCCGGACCCGCGGCGGGTGGCATTCTCGCCGACTGGGGTGCCGACGTGATCAAGGTCGAACCGCCCCAGGGCGACCCGGCGCGCATGTTCGGCAGGATGCTGCAGATCGACACCGGCGAGAACCCGCCGTTCGAGATGGACAACCGGTCCAAACGCAGTATCGTCCTCGACCTCACGACCGACGACGGCATGGCGGTGGCGCTCGAATTACTCGCCGACGCCGACGTATTCGTGACGAACATCCGTCCTGGTGCTCTGGCGCGCCTCGGTTTGGATTTCGCCACGCTCGCCGCCAGCAACCCGCGGCTGGTGTACGGCCTGATCACCGGATACGGCACCGACGGCGCGGATGCCGACCGGGCCGCGTATGACATTGCTGCGTTCTGGGCCCGCTCGGGCCTGGCCGATCTGCTGACTCGCCCCGGTGACGTGCCGCCGTTCCAGCGGGGCGGGATGGGCGACCACTCCGCGGGTATGACGCTGGCCGCGGCGATCTGTGCCGCCCTCGTCGCGCGGCACAGTAGCGGGCAGGGGCAGTTGGTGACCACGTCGCTGTACCGCCAGGGTGCTTACACCATCAGCTTCGACCTGAACACGCTTCTGCTGACGGGCCAGCAAATCGCGGTCGGGCAGCGCGAGACCATGGGCAACCCGTGCGTGAACAACTACGCGACGGCCGACGGGAGGCGGTTCTGGATCGTTGGACTGCAAGGGGATCGGCACTGGCCCGCGCTGTGTCGTGCAGTGGGGCGCACCGACTGGCTCACGGATGACCGATACGCGACCGCCTATGGACGAGCCTGCAACGCAATCGATCTCATCGCCGAACTGGACGCCGTGTTTGTCACGCGATCGCTGGACGAGTGGGCGGAGGTCTTCGACGCCGAGCCTGACTTCTTCTGGTCGCCGATCAACTCCATCATCGACGTCCTGGCCGACGATCAGTTCCACGCGGCAGGCGGGTTGGTGCAGGTGCCCGATGGTGACGGCTCCCAGCCGATGGTCGCCACACCCGCCGACTTCGGTGGCACACCATGGGAACCCCGATCGGCGGCGCCGAAACTGGGTGAGCACACCGACGAGATCCTCGATGAGATCGCCGATCGCCGGTCGCGGCGCTGA
- the frr gene encoding ribosome recycling factor has product MIDETLFDAEEKMEKAVSVARDDLSTIRTGRANPGMFSRINIEYYGAMTPITQLSSINVPEARMVIIKPYEATQLRVIEDAIRNSDLGVNPSNDGNIIRISIPQLTEERRRDLVKQAKGKGEDAKVSVRNIRRKAMEELARIKKDGDAGEDDVSRAEKELDKATQTYTGQIDELVKHKEGELLEV; this is encoded by the coding sequence GTGATCGACGAAACCCTCTTCGACGCCGAGGAGAAGATGGAGAAGGCGGTGTCGGTGGCGCGGGACGACCTCTCGACCATCCGGACCGGCCGCGCCAATCCGGGCATGTTCTCGCGGATCAACATCGAGTACTACGGCGCGATGACGCCCATCACGCAGTTGTCGTCGATCAATGTGCCCGAGGCACGCATGGTGATCATCAAGCCGTATGAGGCCACCCAGCTGCGCGTTATCGAAGATGCCATCCGCAACTCCGACCTCGGTGTGAACCCGAGCAACGACGGCAACATCATCCGCATCTCCATCCCGCAGCTCACCGAGGAGCGGCGCCGTGACCTGGTCAAGCAGGCAAAGGGCAAGGGTGAGGACGCCAAGGTGTCGGTACGCAACATCCGCCGCAAGGCGATGGAGGAGCTGGCCCGCATCAAGAAGGACGGCGACGCAGGCGAGGACGATGTGAGCCGCGCCGAGAAGGAACTCGACAAGGCCACCCAGACCTACACCGGCCAGATCGACGAGTTGGTCAAGCACAAAGAAGGCGAGCTGCTGGAGGTCTAG
- a CDS encoding catalase family peroxidase, translating to MKKRPGLIPKSWATASIDRRGVLLGIAAIGGFLAVDVGATLYARGPVGSGGRLSPQAFIDAFRHVYGSHPGFRRNHAKGVAVSGYFDANGNGTELSRAAVFRSGRTPVVGRFSLPGGNPAVSDSANASRGLGLAFGYPGAEQWRTAMLNSPVFPDSSPQGFYDRLLASKPASDTGKPDPEVMSKFLAAHPETARAMATINRQQPTSGFGDSAYHGLNAFLFISAANEITPVRWTLVPMASTGTPAKPGSGPNWLFDNLIGDIKAGPLRWRLLLTVGEPDDDVRDATVAWPPERRTVDAGTVVIDSIDTERRGNARDINFDPMVLPDGIEPSEDPLLPARSSVYAASFRRRAGETGGPSAVQVNEVSQ from the coding sequence TTGAAGAAGCGACCGGGATTGATCCCGAAGTCTTGGGCCACCGCCTCGATCGATCGCCGAGGTGTCCTGCTAGGCATCGCCGCGATCGGCGGTTTCCTGGCCGTCGACGTCGGTGCGACTCTGTACGCGCGCGGACCGGTCGGGTCAGGCGGCCGATTGTCGCCCCAAGCTTTCATCGACGCATTTCGGCACGTTTACGGGTCGCATCCGGGCTTTCGGCGCAATCATGCCAAAGGGGTTGCGGTGTCCGGGTACTTCGATGCCAACGGCAACGGGACGGAGTTGAGTCGGGCGGCGGTCTTTCGCAGTGGCCGCACGCCGGTAGTCGGGCGCTTCTCGCTGCCTGGCGGGAATCCTGCGGTGTCCGACAGTGCGAACGCCAGTCGGGGGCTGGGCCTGGCCTTCGGGTATCCGGGCGCCGAGCAGTGGCGGACCGCAATGCTGAACAGCCCTGTCTTCCCGGATAGTTCACCACAGGGGTTCTATGACCGACTGCTGGCGTCGAAGCCTGCGTCCGATACCGGTAAACCCGACCCTGAGGTGATGTCGAAGTTCCTGGCGGCACACCCCGAAACAGCTCGGGCGATGGCGACCATCAATCGGCAGCAGCCGACATCGGGATTTGGCGACAGCGCGTATCACGGGCTGAATGCGTTCCTGTTCATCAGCGCCGCCAATGAGATCACGCCTGTGCGTTGGACTCTTGTGCCGATGGCCTCGACCGGAACGCCTGCCAAGCCCGGGTCTGGACCGAATTGGTTGTTCGACAACCTGATCGGCGACATCAAAGCCGGTCCGCTGCGCTGGCGCCTGCTGCTGACTGTGGGGGAGCCCGACGACGACGTGAGGGACGCGACTGTCGCGTGGCCGCCCGAGCGTCGCACCGTTGACGCCGGCACCGTCGTGATCGATTCGATCGACACCGAGCGCCGTGGGAACGCCAGGGACATCAACTTCGACCCGATGGTGCTGCCAGACGGTATCGAGCCGTCCGAGGATCCGCTGCTGCCTGCGCGGTCGTCGGTCTATGCGGCGTCGTTCCGGCGCAGAGCGGGCGAAACGGGCGGACCATCGGCGGTCCAGGTCAATGAGGTGTCGCAATGA
- a CDS encoding TetR/AcrR family transcriptional regulator, whose amino-acid sequence MSHTPRPETQPLEDQDDNSTRERILAATAEVLGRSGATKLSLSEVAIEAGLSRPTLYRWFDSKRGLLDAFVVWERESYEHAIAKATAGLPTEDRLDAALRTIVAYQRSYPGLRVVEIEPEYVIRRLAAAIPLLRSRLERLIPGPSGADAAATVVRVAMSHYLVRSDDDEDFLAQLRHAAGIKPTS is encoded by the coding sequence GTGTCGCACACGCCGCGTCCCGAAACGCAACCGCTCGAGGACCAGGACGATAACTCGACGAGAGAGCGAATCCTGGCTGCCACCGCCGAGGTGCTCGGCCGCAGCGGCGCCACCAAGCTGAGCCTGTCCGAGGTGGCGATCGAGGCGGGCCTGTCCCGCCCCACGCTGTACCGCTGGTTCGATTCCAAGCGCGGTCTGCTGGACGCATTCGTGGTGTGGGAGCGCGAGTCCTACGAACACGCCATCGCCAAGGCCACCGCGGGGCTGCCGACCGAGGATCGTCTCGACGCCGCGCTGCGCACCATCGTGGCCTACCAGCGATCCTATCCGGGACTCCGGGTGGTCGAAATCGAACCGGAGTACGTCATCAGGCGTCTGGCTGCCGCGATCCCGCTGCTGCGATCCCGGTTGGAACGCCTCATACCGGGACCCAGTGGAGCCGACGCGGCGGCGACGGTGGTGCGCGTCGCCATGTCGCACTACCTAGTGCGCAGCGATGACGATGAGGACTTCCTTGCCCAACTTCGGCACGCCGCAGGAATCAAGCCGACGAGCTGA
- a CDS encoding phosphatidate cytidylyltransferase: MADTEIAPTGEPKKTSRAGRNLPAAIAVGAFLGFGVIAILVFAPLGWIPVVAVAMAVATLEVVRRLRTAGYSIPIVPLLVGGQAIVWLTWPYGVTGALGAFGGTVVVCMIWRLLSGGLKNAPQNYLRDVATTVFLAAWIPLFGAFGALLVYPDDGRWRVLCLMLGVVFSDIGGYTAGVLFGKHPMVPAISPKKSWEGFAGSLIFGTAASVLAVAFLLDKPAWVGIPLGIMLVITGTLGDLIESQVKRDLGIKDMGTLLPGHGGLMDRLDSVLPSAVATWIVLTLLV, from the coding sequence GTGGCAGATACCGAGATCGCTCCAACCGGGGAGCCCAAGAAGACGTCGCGGGCCGGACGTAACCTGCCCGCCGCGATAGCGGTCGGCGCATTCCTGGGATTCGGCGTCATCGCCATCCTGGTCTTCGCCCCTCTCGGCTGGATTCCGGTAGTGGCAGTCGCGATGGCCGTCGCGACGCTTGAGGTGGTCCGTCGCCTGCGCACCGCGGGATACTCGATACCCATCGTTCCGCTGCTGGTGGGCGGGCAGGCGATCGTCTGGTTGACCTGGCCGTACGGCGTGACGGGGGCATTGGGCGCCTTCGGCGGCACCGTTGTCGTGTGCATGATCTGGCGACTGCTCTCCGGCGGCCTCAAGAACGCGCCGCAGAACTACCTCCGCGACGTCGCCACAACGGTCTTCCTGGCCGCCTGGATACCGCTGTTCGGTGCGTTCGGCGCACTCCTGGTGTACCCGGACGACGGCCGTTGGCGGGTGCTGTGCCTGATGCTGGGCGTCGTCTTCTCCGATATCGGCGGGTACACGGCAGGGGTGTTGTTCGGCAAGCACCCGATGGTGCCCGCGATCAGCCCGAAGAAGTCGTGGGAGGGGTTCGCGGGCTCGCTGATATTCGGCACCGCGGCCTCGGTGCTCGCCGTGGCGTTCCTGCTCGACAAGCCGGCCTGGGTCGGCATCCCGCTCGGCATCATGCTGGTCATCACGGGGACCCTGGGCGATCTGATCGAGTCCCAGGTCAAGCGCGATCTGGGCATCAAGGACATGGGAACGCTGCTGCCGGGCCACGGTGGCCTGATGGACCGTCTCGACTCCGTTCTGCCCTCGGCCGTCGCGACCTGGATCGTCCTCACGCTGCTCGTCTGA
- the rlmN gene encoding 23S rRNA (adenine(2503)-C(2))-methyltransferase RlmN, which produces MKQELVFDAPRRAMPPPHFADLDEAARAEAVTGLGLPAFRAKQLANQYYGRLIADPREMTDLPASVRDKVAEALFPDLLKVVRTVQCDAGETRKTLWRGHDGTTFESVLMRYPQRNTVCISSQAGCGMACPFCATGQGGLTRNLSTAEILEQVRAASSTMRAEHDGRLSNIVFMGMGEPLANYNRVLAAVRRIIAPPPNGFGISARSVTVSTVGLAPAIRKLADERLGVTLALSLHAPDDELRDTLVPVNNRWNVGEALDAARYYAEVTGRRVSIEYALIRDVNDQPWRGDMLGKKLRAALGPLAHVNVIPLNPTPGSEWDASPKPAEREFVKRVSDRGVSCTVRDTRGREIAAACGQLAAEG; this is translated from the coding sequence ATGAAACAAGAACTGGTCTTCGACGCGCCCCGTCGCGCGATGCCGCCCCCACATTTCGCCGACCTCGACGAGGCGGCGCGAGCAGAAGCTGTCACGGGCCTCGGGCTGCCCGCGTTCCGTGCCAAGCAGCTCGCCAACCAGTACTACGGACGTCTCATCGCCGATCCTCGCGAGATGACTGATCTGCCGGCCTCGGTGCGTGACAAGGTCGCCGAAGCGCTGTTCCCGGACCTGCTCAAGGTCGTGCGGACCGTCCAGTGTGACGCGGGGGAGACGCGGAAGACGTTGTGGCGCGGACACGATGGCACCACATTCGAGTCGGTGCTGATGCGCTACCCGCAGCGCAACACCGTATGCATCTCGTCGCAGGCCGGTTGTGGCATGGCCTGCCCGTTCTGCGCGACCGGCCAGGGCGGCCTCACCCGCAACTTGTCCACCGCTGAGATCCTCGAGCAAGTCCGTGCCGCATCGTCAACCATGCGTGCGGAGCACGACGGTCGACTCTCCAACATCGTCTTCATGGGGATGGGCGAACCACTGGCCAACTACAACAGGGTGCTCGCCGCGGTGCGCCGGATCATCGCACCGCCACCGAACGGGTTCGGCATCTCGGCGCGCTCGGTCACGGTGTCGACAGTCGGACTGGCGCCCGCCATCCGCAAGTTGGCCGACGAACGACTCGGGGTCACGCTGGCGCTGTCGCTGCACGCCCCCGACGACGAGCTGCGTGACACCCTGGTGCCGGTCAACAATCGCTGGAACGTCGGCGAAGCCCTGGATGCCGCGCGGTACTACGCCGAGGTCACCGGCCGCCGGGTCTCCATCGAGTACGCACTGATCCGCGACGTCAACGACCAGCCGTGGCGCGGCGACATGCTCGGTAAGAAGCTCCGCGCTGCACTCGGGCCGCTGGCGCACGTGAACGTGATTCCGCTCAACCCCACGCCCGGCAGCGAATGGGACGCCAGCCCCAAGCCCGCCGAGCGCGAGTTCGTCAAGCGAGTCAGCGACCGCGGCGTCTCGTGCACGGTCCGTGACACCCGTGGCCGCGAAATTGCCGCAGCCTGTGGACAATTGGCGGCCGAGGGCTAG
- a CDS encoding ferredoxin produces the protein MRVDVDLGKCTGHGICESIAEDVFEVTDDGSVVIHDGDRPDGDLDRMKQAVTQCPAAALRLST, from the coding sequence ATGCGGGTAGACGTCGATCTCGGAAAGTGCACCGGACACGGCATCTGCGAGTCAATCGCAGAGGACGTGTTCGAGGTGACCGATGACGGCAGCGTCGTGATTCACGACGGTGACCGCCCAGACGGCGACCTCGACCGTATGAAGCAGGCCGTCACTCAGTGCCCTGCCGCCGCGCTTCGCCTGTCGACTTGA
- a CDS encoding TetR/AcrR family transcriptional regulator yields the protein MNEPASADRDAPDFGDDTSTRQRILAATAEALARSGQTKLSLSEVAIQAGVSRPTLYRWFASKSDLLDAFGTYERDMFDSGITKATAGLRGNEKLDGALKFIVDYQYSYSGVRLIDIEPEVVIAQLTTVIPRVRNHLERMLQGPNKSVKAATAVRVAVSHYIVRSDDKDQFLAQLRHAVGIKSPTND from the coding sequence ATGAATGAACCGGCATCAGCCGACCGGGACGCTCCGGACTTCGGCGACGACACCTCGACCCGGCAACGAATTCTGGCCGCCACCGCCGAAGCGCTTGCACGCAGCGGTCAGACCAAGCTGAGCCTGTCGGAGGTCGCGATTCAGGCTGGCGTGTCCCGCCCCACGCTCTACCGCTGGTTCGCGTCGAAGTCCGATCTCCTCGATGCCTTCGGGACCTACGAGCGTGACATGTTCGACTCGGGGATCACCAAGGCAACCGCCGGACTACGCGGCAACGAGAAACTCGATGGCGCGTTGAAGTTCATTGTCGACTACCAGTACTCCTACTCGGGTGTGCGCCTTATCGACATCGAACCCGAGGTGGTTATCGCACAGCTGACAACGGTGATCCCGCGGGTGCGGAACCACCTGGAACGCATGCTGCAGGGACCCAACAAGTCGGTGAAGGCCGCGACCGCCGTCCGGGTCGCGGTGTCGCACTACATCGTTCGCAGTGATGACAAGGACCAGTTCCTCGCCCAGCTGCGACACGCCGTGGGTATCAAGTCGCCAACGAACGACTAG